CTGAGGTTGCCGAGCGCGCCGCCGAGCAACAGCCCCAGCGAGACCGCCCAACCTGCGGAGGTCAGCGAACGCGCGCTCCGAACGATCACGACCACGACCGCAACCGCGACCGCGGTGAACACCCACGTCGCGCCGGTGCCGACGCTGAACGCCGCCCCCGGGTTGCGTGTGAACGTCAGCCAGAGGACATGCGGCACGACGGTGACCCGCGACCGGTGGGCCAGCTTCGCGACCGCGACGAGCTTGGTGACCACGTCGGTCGCCAGGACCGCTACGGCGACGACCACCAGCAGCGCGCTGCGCCGGTGAGCTGCACCGGCAGGTGCCGCGTCCTGCGCCG
This genomic interval from Mycobacteriales bacterium contains the following:
- the lspA gene encoding signal peptidase II; translation: MQTARGAAVTPAQDAAPAGAAHRRSALLVVVAVAVLATDVVTKLVAVAKLAHRSRVTVVPHVLWLTFTRNPGAAFSVGTGATWVFTAVAVAVVVVIVRSARSLTSAGWAVSLGLLLGGALGNLSDRIFRAPAPLRGHVVDWIELPHWPIFNIADASIVVGGVLAVLLAARGIEMDGRPR